In a single window of the Pieris rapae chromosome 9, ilPieRapa1.1, whole genome shotgun sequence genome:
- the LOC111004014 gene encoding uncharacterized protein LOC111004014 isoform X2, translated as MMITIHGLPSNVKYHDLKAVIKQECNVTDYILDNLLPEGNGLKKVRMGLANDSDGNQVMKYLNGYNFSGYILHVTAVGKSASFQSEQQNALPDYSRVDPWNNQSQWSSAQQEQQSQQNYQQINSYAASNIVNQPPRTQYDQRISILDRIGPQSEGFSATQKTSPLHTMSQVSSHTSRGFLRSVELIDTSHNVPQRQDNFVGTNNRPTTINKDNFRGRQYNSQPEQNLGHYQQQSWGEQVPKQDLLTKNPRIAYDTSSQDKRAPMKDAIKDMPFKEKHQFQGRASDMAQERIDSTRRNIHSSDIHVHPRRFSPSERRVSPNGRPSSPSYRPGPESQYRVFQESQSYRASSPSNRQVVQDGRRLSPGRRMSPTAQRISPFSRSLPMQARPVSPSRRRLSPGRKMSPTGRGRARHASPMRKEAMDARNMSGRREDIRRTSPKRPAQERYSPSRNLDDTRLAKQVRPAYDTALDSKQATYSGGFRQNENVRYATKGREERAEPWSNRVGEHNKSHAEDRRDMGRMAKFELPRSIEHSRVMEDEVKRSSSRNRESRSPRRDRSPIRDRFKRHSPSPRSPRRSWALEKRRSPEDAEVPPPPIWPGQDHTIKDVREKRKPYAVQTQDSRGPTWDMNKYEPTLDECSQIRTTADDRRVFGRGLIQVRKDLEKWKPIGNDSPKLSPPRYKPEENERALRRKDLEIRHQDHRMQDSERKIRPERKEFEEPRRNDDRHYKTAFTDASELSKMKEELTRRIEKKSEILKKQEELQKEIEDVYKRAADFTKKTEYRKGDRRHDEYKEPRSRDDLDPKEFDLPTLTRLKEERRERYYERQDTRPDSRDKISRHEDSRADEASQKRNKACEAITDKILEKFGGMLPKDILLRVQKEMKLAVRKILLRMFGDEDVSFIEMIIKFNSKHSTKDEEDIYDKVLSSFPYQFKNIKRPAKDEPSEIPAKIPKMSPISNVEKDIEATPIYQQPIFRRKETLPHRYVTSKKLVKRPDTKIQSVEKRKVIEKKATVEKDDDEDEPAKIESQEEIEAMFPTQVVQGTKELDQLTSKLLEYELRHIMIKVWQVFPDDPVTDDVKFVTEKFRNEAGDDLRNVIGLNVTKRLLNVHNKLIVKVRFSCRPEKENLLAFLKKYRVTGFKRIKSATNTFAAQLKNIDDFDKICSTKEIRCGKSKITITPCYNFMKRPPHLKTKFVDDTDDEKANESHEIQQKPKEAEIKLNMEVKKAPEDKINVETTPLQNKETKGVHKLEPMKKSTNENTVIDRSSTKTDVTTKSAINTPAYVESVAKSAEKVLASGTAVTRPAATKNVTAIKEPVTKDQLSMVSKKQNVESAKKIPTNTTENVGRSIQKSPKDTKMESKEIVKNIGAAKSQAKIVGAVKKTKVKSPVTMKKINKKNIINKYNDYDEMNDEDIVALLADAVVLDEYASDDE; from the exons ATGATGATAACAATCCATGGTTTACCATCAAAC GTCAAGTATCATGACCTTAAAGCAGTAATTAAACAAGAATGCAATGTCACGGACTACATTTTGGATAATCTTCTACCTGAAGGAAATGGATTAAAGAAAGTTCGCATGGGTTTAGCAAATGATAGTGACGGAAACCAAGTcatgaaatatttgaatggTTACAATTTCTCAGGGTATATTTTGCATGTCACGGCTGTCGGTAAATCAGCG aGCTTTCAAAGCGAGCAGCAAAATGCATTGCCTGACTACTCAAGAGTGGATCCCTGGAACAACCAATCGCAGTGGAGTAGTGCTCAGCAAGAACAGCAGAGTCAAcaaaattaccagcaaattaATAGCTATGCTGCCTCg AATATTGTTAATCAACCTCCAAGGACTCAATATGATCAAAGAATATCAATCCTTGATAGAATTGGTCCACAGTCTGAAGGTTTTTCAGCTACTCAAAAAACTTCTCCTCTACACACAATG TCCCAAGTCTCAAGTCACACCTCTCGGGGTTTCCTTCGTAGTGTAGAATTAATTGATACCTCACATAATGTACCACAGAGACAAGACAACTTTGTTGGAACCAACAACAGGCCT ACCacaattaacaaagataaCTTCCGTGGTAGACAATACAATTCTCAACCTGAACAAAATCTGGGACATTACCAACAGCAATCGTGGGGTGAACAG gtTCCCAAACAGGatctattaacaaaaaatccgAGGATCGCTTACGATACATCTTCACAAGACAAACGGGCACCAATGAAAGACGCTATAAAGGATATGCCTTTCAAAGAAAAGCACCAATTCCAAGGAAGAGCATCAGACATGGCACAGGAACGCATAGATTCCACAAGAAGAAACATTCATTCGTCTGACATACACGTCCATCCGAGACGCTTTTCACCGTCCGAAAGACGCGTATCACCAAATGGGAGACCCAGTTCTCCTTCGTACAGACCAGGCCCTGAATCGCAGTACAGAGTATTCCAAGAGTCGCAATCCTACAGAGCCTCTTCACCATCGAACCGGCAAGTGGTGCAAGATGGTAGACGTTTGTCTCCCGGAAGGCGGATGTCACCAACTGCTCAGCGGATTTCGCCTTTTAGTAGATCGTTGCCTATGCAAGCAAGACCGGTTTCTCCCTCGCGGAGGAGATTGTCGCCTGGAAGGAAGATGTCACCGACGGGAAGAGGACGAGCAAGACATGCTTCACCGATGCGAAAGGAGGCAATGG ATGCAAGAAACATGTCGGGCAGACGCGAAGATATAAGACGTACGTCACCAAAAAGACCCGCACAAGAAAG GTACTCGCCTTCAAGAAATTTGGATGATACAAGACTCGCAAAACAAGTGAGGCCGGCGTATGACACGGCTTTG GATTCCAAACAAGCCACGTACTCTGGTGGTTTTCgtcaaaatgaaaatgtacgtTACGCGACTAAAGGTCGAGAAGAAAGAGCAGAACCTTGGTCAAACAGAGTCGGTGAACATAACAAAAGTCATGCTGAGGATAGAAGAGATATGGGAAGAATGGCGAAATTTGAGCTTCCAAGATCAATCGAACATTCTAGAGTTATGGAAGATGAGGTGAAACGGTCTTCTTCTAGAAACCGTGAATCAAGATCTCCTCGACGTGACCGTTCTCCAATTCGTGATCGCTTCAAGAGGCATTCGCCTTCACCGAGGTCTCCAAGACGTTCATGGGCGCTAGAAAAGAGGCGTAGCCCCGAAGATGCTGAAGTACCGCCTCCACCGATTTGGCCAGGTCAAGATCACACTATAAAAGATGTTCGCGAAAAAAGGAAACCCTATGCTGTTCAGACACAGGATAGTCGTGGTCCAACTTGGGATATGAATAAATACGAACCAACTCTTGATGAATGTAGTCAAATCCGTACAACGGCTGATGATAGAAGAGTTTTTGGACGTGGATTGATACAAGTGCGCAAGGACTTAGAAAAATGGAAGCCAATAGGAAATGACAGTCCGAAACTTAGTCCACCTCGTTATAAACCAGAAGAAAATGAGAGGGCACTGCGTAGAAAAGACCTTGAAATCCGCCATCAAGATCACCGGATGCAAGACAGTGAACGAAAGATACGACCAGAGAGGAAAGAGTTTGAAGAGCCTCGACGGAACGACGATAGACACTATAAGACAGCCTTTACTGATGCATCAGAGCTATCAAAAATGAAAGAAGAATTGACACGCCGTATCGAAAAAAAGTCGGAGATACTAAAGAAACAAGAAGAACTGCAAAAGGAAATTGAAGATGTTTACAAACGCGCTGCAGACTTTACCAAAAAAACTGAATACAGAAAGGGTGATCGAAGACACGATGAGTATAAAGAACCGCGTAGTCGTGATGACCTCGACCCCAAAGAATTTGACCTTCCCACCTTAACACGTTTGAAAGAAGAACGTCGGGAGAGATATTACGAGCGGCAGGACACGCGTCCAGACAGCAGAGATAAAATATCAAGACATGAGGATTCTAGAGCAGATGAAGCCAGTCAAAAGAGAAATAAAGCTTGCGAAGCCAtcacagataaaatattagaaaagtttGGTGGTATGCTCcccaaagatattttattgcgCGTACAGAAAGAAATGAAACTAGCTGTTAGAAAAATTTTACTCAGAATGTTTGGCGATGAAGATGTCTCTTTCATAGAAAtgataattaagtttaactcTAAACACTCTACAAAGGATGAAGAAGATATATACGATAAAGTCTTGTCAAGTTTTCCGTATCAGTTCAAGAATATAAAACGACCAGCAAAAG atGAACCTTCTGAAATCCCAGCAAAGATACCAAAAATGTCTCCGATTTCTAATGTAGAGAAAg ATATTGAAGCTACTCCAATTTATCAAC AACCCATATTTAGACGTAAAGAAACTCTGCCACATAGATACGTTACTTCTAAGAAACTTGTGAAAAGACCAG ATACGAAGATTCAGAGCGTTGAAAAACGAAAAGTTATTGAGAAGAAAGCAACGGTGGAGAAGGATGACGACGAAGATGAACCAG CTAAGATAGAGAGTCAAGAGGAGATAGAAGCGATGTTCCCAACACAAGTGGTCCAAGGGACGAAGGAATTGGACCAGCTCACGTCTAAGCTGTTAGAGTATGAGCTCCGACATATCATGATCAAG gTATGGCAAGTGTTTCCGGATGATCCCGTTACGGATGATGTGAAGTTTGTCACAGAAAAGTTCAGAAATGAAGCTGGAGATGATCTTAGGAAT GTGATCGGGCTTAACGTCACAAAGAGACTGCTAAATGTTCACAACAAACTGATTGTAAAG GTGCGTTTTTCGTGTCGTCCGGAGAAGGAGAACCTTCTTGCCTTTCTCAAAAAGTATAGAGTGACGGGATTCAAACGCATCAAATCAGCCACCAATACATTCGCGGCCCAACTGAAGAATATTGATGACTTTGACAAAATATGCTCAACGAAGGAGATAAGATGTG GGAAgtcaaaaattacaattacacCGTGCTACAACTTCATGAAGCGGCCGCCTCatcttaaaactaaatttgtcgACGACACTGACGACGAAAAGGCCAATGAATCTCATGAAATACAACAAAAGCCAAAGGAAGcggaaataaaactaaacatgGAAGTAAAAAAAGCGCCAgaagataaaattaatgtagaaACCACACCtttacaaaacaaagaaactaAAGGTGTACACAAATTGGAACCAATGAAAAAATCTACGAATGAAAATACTGTTATTGACAGATCCAGTACTAAAACGGATGTCACAACGAAATCTGCTATAAATACACCTGCATACGTCGAGAGTGTTGCTAAAAGTGCAGAAAAAGTATTAGCCAGTGGAACTGCAGTCACCAGACCTGCTGCCACTAAAAATGTTACCGCAATCAAAGAACCAGTTACAAAGGATCAATTGTCTATGGtttctaaaaaacaaaatgtagaatctgcaaaaaaaataccaacaaaTACTACTGAAAATGTTGGGAGAtcaatacaaaaaagtccTAAAGACACCAAGATGGAATCCAAGGAGATTGTCAAAAATATTGGAGCAGCTAAATCTCAGGCAAAGATTGTAGGTGcagttaaaaaaactaaagttaaaTCTCCGGttacaatgaaaaaaataaacaagaaaaatattattaataagtacaaCGATTATGATGAAATGAACGACGAAGATATAGTCGCTTTGCTGGCGGATGCCGTCGTCCTAGATGAATATGCCTCGGATGATGAgtaa
- the LOC111004014 gene encoding uncharacterized protein LOC111004014 isoform X4 encodes MMITIHGLPSNVKYHDLKAVIKQECNVTDYILDNLLPEGNGLKKVRMGLANDSDGNQVMKYLNGYNFSGYILHVTAVGKSASFQSEQQNALPDYSRVDPWNNQSQWSSAQQEQQSQQNYQQINSYAASNIVNQPPRTQYDQRISILDRIGPQSEGFSATQKTSPLHTMSQVSSHTSRGFLRSVELIDTSHNVPQRQDNFVGTNNRPTTINKDNFRGRQYNSQPEQNLGHYQQQSWGEQVPKQDLLTKNPRIAYDTSSQDKRAPMKDAIKDMPFKEKHQFQGRASDMAQERIDSTRRNIHSSDIHVHPRRFSPSERRVSPNGRPSSPSYRPGPESQYRVFQESQSYRASSPSNRQVVQDGRRLSPGRRMSPTAQRISPFSRSLPMQARPVSPSRRRLSPGRKMSPTGRGRARHASPMRKEAMDARNMSGRREDIRRTSPKRPAQERYSPSRNLDDTRLAKQVRPAYDTALDSKQATYSGGFRQNENVRYATKGREERAEPWSNRVGEHNKSHAEDRRDMGRMAKFELPRSIEHSRVMEDEVKRSSSRNRESRSPRRDRSPIRDRFKRHSPSPRSPRRSWALEKRRSPEDAEVPPPPIWPGQDHTIKDVREKRKPYAVQTQDSRGPTWDMNKYEPTLDECSQIRTTADDRRVFGRGLIQVRKDLEKWKPIGNDSPKLSPPRYKPEENERALRRKDLEIRHQDHRMQDSERKIRPERKEFEEPRRNDDRHYKTAFTDASELSKMKEELTRRIEKKSEILKKQEELQKEIEDVYKRAADFTKKTEYRKGDRRHDEYKEPRSRDDLDPKEFDLPTLTRLKEERRERYYERQDTRPDSRDKISRHEDSRADEASQKRNKACEAITDKILEKFGGMLPKDILLRVQKEMKLAVRKILLRMFGDEDVSFIEMIIKFNSKHSTKDEEDIYDKVLSSFPYQFKNIKRPAKDEPSEIPAKIPKMSPISNVEKEPIFRRKETLPHRYVTSKKLVKRPDTKIQSVEKRKVIEKKATVEKDDDEDEPAKIESQEEIEAMFPTQVVQGTKELDQLTSKLLEYELRHIMIKVWQVFPDDPVTDDVKFVTEKFRNEAGDDLRNVIGLNVTKRLLNVHNKLIVKVRFSCRPEKENLLAFLKKYRVTGFKRIKSATNTFAAQLKNIDDFDKICSTKEIRCGKSKITITPCYNFMKRPPHLKTKFVDDTDDEKANESHEIQQKPKEAEIKLNMEVKKAPEDKINVETTPLQNKETKGVHKLEPMKKSTNENTVIDRSSTKTDVTTKSAINTPAYVESVAKSAEKVLASGTAVTRPAATKNVTAIKEPVTKDQLSMVSKKQNVESAKKIPTNTTENVGRSIQKSPKDTKMESKEIVKNIGAAKSQAKIVGAVKKTKVKSPVTMKKINKKNIINKYNDYDEMNDEDIVALLADAVVLDEYASDDE; translated from the exons ATGATGATAACAATCCATGGTTTACCATCAAAC GTCAAGTATCATGACCTTAAAGCAGTAATTAAACAAGAATGCAATGTCACGGACTACATTTTGGATAATCTTCTACCTGAAGGAAATGGATTAAAGAAAGTTCGCATGGGTTTAGCAAATGATAGTGACGGAAACCAAGTcatgaaatatttgaatggTTACAATTTCTCAGGGTATATTTTGCATGTCACGGCTGTCGGTAAATCAGCG aGCTTTCAAAGCGAGCAGCAAAATGCATTGCCTGACTACTCAAGAGTGGATCCCTGGAACAACCAATCGCAGTGGAGTAGTGCTCAGCAAGAACAGCAGAGTCAAcaaaattaccagcaaattaATAGCTATGCTGCCTCg AATATTGTTAATCAACCTCCAAGGACTCAATATGATCAAAGAATATCAATCCTTGATAGAATTGGTCCACAGTCTGAAGGTTTTTCAGCTACTCAAAAAACTTCTCCTCTACACACAATG TCCCAAGTCTCAAGTCACACCTCTCGGGGTTTCCTTCGTAGTGTAGAATTAATTGATACCTCACATAATGTACCACAGAGACAAGACAACTTTGTTGGAACCAACAACAGGCCT ACCacaattaacaaagataaCTTCCGTGGTAGACAATACAATTCTCAACCTGAACAAAATCTGGGACATTACCAACAGCAATCGTGGGGTGAACAG gtTCCCAAACAGGatctattaacaaaaaatccgAGGATCGCTTACGATACATCTTCACAAGACAAACGGGCACCAATGAAAGACGCTATAAAGGATATGCCTTTCAAAGAAAAGCACCAATTCCAAGGAAGAGCATCAGACATGGCACAGGAACGCATAGATTCCACAAGAAGAAACATTCATTCGTCTGACATACACGTCCATCCGAGACGCTTTTCACCGTCCGAAAGACGCGTATCACCAAATGGGAGACCCAGTTCTCCTTCGTACAGACCAGGCCCTGAATCGCAGTACAGAGTATTCCAAGAGTCGCAATCCTACAGAGCCTCTTCACCATCGAACCGGCAAGTGGTGCAAGATGGTAGACGTTTGTCTCCCGGAAGGCGGATGTCACCAACTGCTCAGCGGATTTCGCCTTTTAGTAGATCGTTGCCTATGCAAGCAAGACCGGTTTCTCCCTCGCGGAGGAGATTGTCGCCTGGAAGGAAGATGTCACCGACGGGAAGAGGACGAGCAAGACATGCTTCACCGATGCGAAAGGAGGCAATGG ATGCAAGAAACATGTCGGGCAGACGCGAAGATATAAGACGTACGTCACCAAAAAGACCCGCACAAGAAAG GTACTCGCCTTCAAGAAATTTGGATGATACAAGACTCGCAAAACAAGTGAGGCCGGCGTATGACACGGCTTTG GATTCCAAACAAGCCACGTACTCTGGTGGTTTTCgtcaaaatgaaaatgtacgtTACGCGACTAAAGGTCGAGAAGAAAGAGCAGAACCTTGGTCAAACAGAGTCGGTGAACATAACAAAAGTCATGCTGAGGATAGAAGAGATATGGGAAGAATGGCGAAATTTGAGCTTCCAAGATCAATCGAACATTCTAGAGTTATGGAAGATGAGGTGAAACGGTCTTCTTCTAGAAACCGTGAATCAAGATCTCCTCGACGTGACCGTTCTCCAATTCGTGATCGCTTCAAGAGGCATTCGCCTTCACCGAGGTCTCCAAGACGTTCATGGGCGCTAGAAAAGAGGCGTAGCCCCGAAGATGCTGAAGTACCGCCTCCACCGATTTGGCCAGGTCAAGATCACACTATAAAAGATGTTCGCGAAAAAAGGAAACCCTATGCTGTTCAGACACAGGATAGTCGTGGTCCAACTTGGGATATGAATAAATACGAACCAACTCTTGATGAATGTAGTCAAATCCGTACAACGGCTGATGATAGAAGAGTTTTTGGACGTGGATTGATACAAGTGCGCAAGGACTTAGAAAAATGGAAGCCAATAGGAAATGACAGTCCGAAACTTAGTCCACCTCGTTATAAACCAGAAGAAAATGAGAGGGCACTGCGTAGAAAAGACCTTGAAATCCGCCATCAAGATCACCGGATGCAAGACAGTGAACGAAAGATACGACCAGAGAGGAAAGAGTTTGAAGAGCCTCGACGGAACGACGATAGACACTATAAGACAGCCTTTACTGATGCATCAGAGCTATCAAAAATGAAAGAAGAATTGACACGCCGTATCGAAAAAAAGTCGGAGATACTAAAGAAACAAGAAGAACTGCAAAAGGAAATTGAAGATGTTTACAAACGCGCTGCAGACTTTACCAAAAAAACTGAATACAGAAAGGGTGATCGAAGACACGATGAGTATAAAGAACCGCGTAGTCGTGATGACCTCGACCCCAAAGAATTTGACCTTCCCACCTTAACACGTTTGAAAGAAGAACGTCGGGAGAGATATTACGAGCGGCAGGACACGCGTCCAGACAGCAGAGATAAAATATCAAGACATGAGGATTCTAGAGCAGATGAAGCCAGTCAAAAGAGAAATAAAGCTTGCGAAGCCAtcacagataaaatattagaaaagtttGGTGGTATGCTCcccaaagatattttattgcgCGTACAGAAAGAAATGAAACTAGCTGTTAGAAAAATTTTACTCAGAATGTTTGGCGATGAAGATGTCTCTTTCATAGAAAtgataattaagtttaactcTAAACACTCTACAAAGGATGAAGAAGATATATACGATAAAGTCTTGTCAAGTTTTCCGTATCAGTTCAAGAATATAAAACGACCAGCAAAAG atGAACCTTCTGAAATCCCAGCAAAGATACCAAAAATGTCTCCGATTTCTAATGTAGAGAAAg AACCCATATTTAGACGTAAAGAAACTCTGCCACATAGATACGTTACTTCTAAGAAACTTGTGAAAAGACCAG ATACGAAGATTCAGAGCGTTGAAAAACGAAAAGTTATTGAGAAGAAAGCAACGGTGGAGAAGGATGACGACGAAGATGAACCAG CTAAGATAGAGAGTCAAGAGGAGATAGAAGCGATGTTCCCAACACAAGTGGTCCAAGGGACGAAGGAATTGGACCAGCTCACGTCTAAGCTGTTAGAGTATGAGCTCCGACATATCATGATCAAG gTATGGCAAGTGTTTCCGGATGATCCCGTTACGGATGATGTGAAGTTTGTCACAGAAAAGTTCAGAAATGAAGCTGGAGATGATCTTAGGAAT GTGATCGGGCTTAACGTCACAAAGAGACTGCTAAATGTTCACAACAAACTGATTGTAAAG GTGCGTTTTTCGTGTCGTCCGGAGAAGGAGAACCTTCTTGCCTTTCTCAAAAAGTATAGAGTGACGGGATTCAAACGCATCAAATCAGCCACCAATACATTCGCGGCCCAACTGAAGAATATTGATGACTTTGACAAAATATGCTCAACGAAGGAGATAAGATGTG GGAAgtcaaaaattacaattacacCGTGCTACAACTTCATGAAGCGGCCGCCTCatcttaaaactaaatttgtcgACGACACTGACGACGAAAAGGCCAATGAATCTCATGAAATACAACAAAAGCCAAAGGAAGcggaaataaaactaaacatgGAAGTAAAAAAAGCGCCAgaagataaaattaatgtagaaACCACACCtttacaaaacaaagaaactaAAGGTGTACACAAATTGGAACCAATGAAAAAATCTACGAATGAAAATACTGTTATTGACAGATCCAGTACTAAAACGGATGTCACAACGAAATCTGCTATAAATACACCTGCATACGTCGAGAGTGTTGCTAAAAGTGCAGAAAAAGTATTAGCCAGTGGAACTGCAGTCACCAGACCTGCTGCCACTAAAAATGTTACCGCAATCAAAGAACCAGTTACAAAGGATCAATTGTCTATGGtttctaaaaaacaaaatgtagaatctgcaaaaaaaataccaacaaaTACTACTGAAAATGTTGGGAGAtcaatacaaaaaagtccTAAAGACACCAAGATGGAATCCAAGGAGATTGTCAAAAATATTGGAGCAGCTAAATCTCAGGCAAAGATTGTAGGTGcagttaaaaaaactaaagttaaaTCTCCGGttacaatgaaaaaaataaacaagaaaaatattattaataagtacaaCGATTATGATGAAATGAACGACGAAGATATAGTCGCTTTGCTGGCGGATGCCGTCGTCCTAGATGAATATGCCTCGGATGATGAgtaa